In Ignavibacteria bacterium, a genomic segment contains:
- a CDS encoding TRAP transporter small permease subunit, protein MKLIFSIEKYLAKVESAIIVTMLSIMVLLAFLQVLLRNFFSFGFLWGDPLLRYIVLWVGFLGAVLATKEEKHFGIEFVNRLLSPRMMHLALFIVDLFASVIAFLLLRAALQFLEVGFDEDSLDLF, encoded by the coding sequence CCTCGCAAAAGTTGAAAGCGCAATTATCGTTACAATGCTTTCAATTATGGTTCTACTGGCGTTTCTTCAAGTTCTCCTTCGGAATTTCTTTTCGTTCGGGTTTTTGTGGGGAGATCCGTTGTTGCGGTACATTGTGCTTTGGGTTGGATTTCTCGGAGCAGTTCTCGCAACAAAAGAAGAAAAACATTTCGGCATCGAATTCGTTAATCGGTTGCTTTCGCCACGAATGATGCACCTCGCGCTCTTCATCGTAGATCTGTTTGCTTCTGTTATTGCATTTCTTCTTCTTCGAGCAGCGCTGCAATTTCTCGAAGTCGGCTTTGATGAAGATTCTCTCGACCTGTTC